AAAAGCTATAGTGTTCTGAAACTGCTGGTGGAGAACTGTTTATCTTTACATACAGCTTTGCCCAATAGGCCACAGGAATGCGACTGCTgcataaatttgcaaaactgctgAACTTAATCAGCCAGAAAATGTCTGCGTTCTCTCATTTACCTATTAACAGACAGGTTAAAAGAGTGTAAGTAATAGGTAACCGTGCAGGCTCAGTGGGAGGCCCGGCCGGACTGATGGGATGACAGTGACAccccgctgctgctgctgcagataaCAGACCGAGGAGGCCTCTGTCAGTTAACGGGCTCCGTCCAGCGTGAGCCGAACCTCCTGGCAGCTGTTCAAGCTGGTGCTATAACTCTGCAATTACAGTGCTTCACGTTGTTAAATAAGACTTGGGTAAATGCAAAGGGCCAGGAGTGAAGCTGTTTAAGTTCAAGCCAAACAGTGTTAAATTTATCCACGCTGCATAAATACAGATCACGAATCCTTCCCTGGTCACAGGAAATTTGTCAGAAGCAACCCTGGTTCTCTTTATAAATGCCGTCTACTAACTTTACCCTATGAAGGCCGCTGCAGAGGACAGTACTGCTGGATTATCGTCAGCTGGGGGTCAGCTAAATTCCCTCTCAATGGTGTCCATCAGCTCCTCTTCTGATCCATCGTACAGGATGACTGGCATGGTGAGAGAGGAGCTATGGCAGCTGCCAAAAGTCCTGGGAGACAGGAAGAAACACGTCACCAGGATGctgattaaaaacagaaaatctatGAGCCACACCATGTTGTAACTTGAAGTTCTCCCCTGCCACATGCATCATCTTTTGAGAAAACCAACTCACAGCAACATCTAACATTCAGCACTGCCAGTGGAGATGCCTGATTGTGAAAAGGCCACTGgcaaaagatttatttttgttagttttctttCAGGCTGCAGTGGAAATATTGATGTTGTGGTTCTTCACGCTCActttaaacaaagcagcaacaacagacacttgtttgtttctgctcagcCTCTGACAAATCTGATCTGCACTGAGAATAATGGGGTTGGTATTTCGATCCCTTTAAGGTGAATTTGAGCTGGCAGtggtcttttttctttactccaccGAGCTCGGAAATCAATTATTTATTTGAGTTGTCTACTTACAATTGTTTTTCTGATGTGGAAACAGCTTCCAACAAAGGCCCTCTTGTCAGGAAGCCCTGTGAAGAGGACTGGCATTAAGGAGAGAGGAAAGAATGGATATTATATGTTTTCTGCTCAACCCTGAACAACAATTCAGACTAATTGTTATTCAAAAATCATCCTGCTGGTCATCATTTATAATAAACTGCTTtgcataattaaaaaaacaatctgttCAATGATATAGAAATATAATGGTCCTTACCTTTTGCTGAGTGGGGCACCCAGATGTGTGCTTTTTAACATGTGTGAAGGCAGAGTTGCTCCTCTTGTTTACATCTCTTGACGCACAGTGAGAGACACGTGGCTCCTCGGCTCTTCCTGACAACTCTTCCTCTGCGTCCTCCCGGCTAAAATGGCACAGTCCGTACGTTTTGGATCGGATGAAAGTCTTCTTCGCGGGAGTTTTCTTCCCAGAATCCCTCTCTCGCTCCTCGTAATCAGCCAGAACCGTGTCCAGTTCTCCGTCAATATCATCCTCCTCTCCAGAAAAGTTCGAGTCGTGCCCCTCGCTGTGGCAGTCCGGTTGCGCACGGTTACGTGCGCTGCGTAAAATGGTATGGATTTTGAGCGGCTTGAAAGGGTGACTGTCCTGTTTGGATGAAGTGACACCGGAGCCCGTTTTGGTCACCTTCACCTCGCTGACACACGCAGGTGCGACTCTCTTTCCTCGACTCGTACCGGTGCCCATGTCCGTGCGTCTGGCTGTTTTGGAAATCTAAAGTCCCATTTCCAAATTCCCCCTCAGGCCCAGCAACAGCTTCCAGAGTTGAATATTAACCAACAAAGGCTTGATCCTTGGCAGTGTTTAAGGTCAGTTTTCAATTAGGTTTACGATTGGAAGACAGTTCTTTGGCTCAACATGAGCTCTCGGGGCTGGTTTTCCTTCAAATGTTTCGCTCCAGGTCCTGCTGAAATCATCACATGTGTCACTGGAACGGAGCTCAGTCAGTCTGTAAACTTTGGAGCAACTCCACATCAGGATGAGAAACAGCGTATCCGTTACATAACACAGTTTGGCTCAGGACCCCAGGGACAAAACTCCGCCTTCTTATAGAGGGGAAAACACACCCTTTATGTTGCTATTATTTCTACTAGACTAAAATAACCTTCACTTTTACTGTAGAAACTCTCCCTTCTGcctgtgttttgtcatttattataCAATTTAAGCACACGTTTAAACAAATTACAACTTTTTTTGCCTACAATGAAGCCATTAGCTTGACTGAGAAAGACATTACATAAGACAGTGTGAACAAGCAAAGGCTAACACGAGTAATTAGTTTGATTTATCTGCATCACATCAGCGACATGGCGGCCTTATTGCCCTTCTATGTTCAGCTAATAGATTTTATGGCGGTAAGTGAGGTCAAGAGTGAGTGAGTTCCTGTCAGCCTGATGCTGGAGGCCCCCCCCCCAGTGACTGACTGGGCCACAAGAGAGGGGGCATTCCTTTCCAACAGCTTGAGCTTCCCAGAGCTTCCTCAATAAGCTTTTGTTTGGTCCACTTGCACGTACAAAAGACACAGCGGGAGCACCTCAATGCCAGGGCTGTCCAACAAGAACCCAGAGTCCatccaagcaaaaaaaaaaaaaaaaaaaagttgtttgcCATCTTTCATTAAGtgcctctttctcttttcttgctCGTGTGTAcacatgtgtctgtgtgccaGACAGCTGTGCAACCTGTTCTCTCTGGAGGACGACCAAGTCAAAGACACCTGTTGTTTAAGCAACTGAATGTAAAagtgggagaaaaaaatgagcccTGCAAGTCCCAGATGTCTCATCGAGAAAATTCCTGCTTTACTGTGGGAGAATTCCTTCTATGTGgctgaaaaaaacatgcttaaGACATAAACAGTGAACAATAAATAACTGTAAGATTTCTTTTGCTTAATACCCTAAGTTGCAGCTATTTAGCTACATTTCATGGCCTCCATTTCAGTATGACTCACTCTGCATATAAGTGATGCTATCCAAAGATGTGATTACTTTCATAAAAAAGTTTCCTCAGAGTTTGCTTTATAGGGAAAAGAGCTTCATAAGCAAAACTGCAAAACCAAAACATCCTTCTGACTGTGCAGTAATTGCATAATTGTGTGTTACAGTTTTTGTCTCCCCACAATTCCAAAATGCCATTAAAACCTACTTAAGTTAATGCAGGAGTCTTATTTTTAGATAATAACCAGAAGAACTGGCTTTCTTTCCAACCCTGCTTCTCACGGActcttgtttgtgttatttccaACCCCCATTTGTGTTACTCTCCTGGCCCGAGCTAGTGTATCATTAAAGAAATCAGGCGGCCACATCTGGAGAAAAATTCAACAGCTTCCAGACGAAGGGGAGGATCCGCTGCAAGATGGAGGCCACAGCCCAGCTCACTACATAACTGTGGTTTCTCTGACTTCCTCCAGTTTCAAGAGTATTCCTCCAACATGGACGGAGACTTGAAAGACTGTGAGAAGTCTTCATGAAACTGTAGTTGTGGAGTCTGTACAGCTTTGCATATCAAATCCTTCTCAAACTCTCACTATAGTCTGTCTTTTGTTCCGTTCTAACGGCAGGACGGCCTATGTGAGAAACTTTAATTACAATGACTCAGCTGCTCCATTTGAGGGGCAACAAATAACAGTATTGTTATCATGCTTAAGCCTAAAAAATGATCCCACGTCTGTAAAAAGTAAATCTCTGGAGAGTATTTAACAGGCCTGCTCCCCGCTGATAggtattccagtaaaaatgtcTGGGCCTCTTAGCCAACCAGgtaaaaaaacaggaacatgAACGGGTCAAAAAGAACAACGCTTCACTATACATACATTCTTTCTTTGCTTAAATCATTTAGAAACCTTATTACCTTAGACACTATCCTTAAATGTAAAAGCATAAGTTTTTCCCTGCAAAGAACCGTtcccaaaaacacatttttcccaAAGGGCTCTATCTTTTTATATACTGATTCATTGTTATACacaattttaaaactttttatgACTTAAGCTATCACAATAATCAGATTCAGTTTTTAAGTAATACAAGGGTGATGTATAACTTCATCTGTTGAAACTGGCTCTTGTTTCAACAGATGTAACATCAGGAAAATAATGTTAAACCAGTGTTATGTTGGTGTAAGATTGCACCACTTTATCATATCTACTGTTTCTCTGTTTAATCCTGGAACCATGTGGTTATTTTGCcattattatataaatataatttcagtgctatttcatatttttgcctTCAGGTATATAGGTTTTTATTGTGGTAAAGGACACAGTAATGTCACATCAAAACTACCATTAAATAAGTTTTAAAATACAGCATTAAAGATCtgatgaaaaatttaaaaaattgcataGGTGTATGCATTTTCCTCTGCAATGTATGATTACTTTATATCTGTTATAGagttttgcatgtgtgtgtgaatgagaggaaGGAACaggggttttattttttttatctctcttttatcttctctcttttctcacGCTTTACAACTCCAATTTATTAACATCTAGTGTACATTACTGATTTTGTACAGGGTAACAAAGCAAAGTCTGGACTCAAATAAAAGCTCCATTGGGACACTGCACAGACGTAATCAACTGAACAGACGAGCAGAGCCGGGACAGGGGATATTGTAGCTCGGACACAGTGACACGAGGTTGTCAGGGCAACAGGCAGTGCAGCAAAGGGGAGTTGAACTGTTGTAAAAGAACGAGGGGCATCTCTATTTATCTTTGAACTGTCCCTCTTAATCTGCCAGATTACTAAGCGTTAAAAAGGCTTTTGTGTTGACGTGGAAAGTACGTCACAGAGATGAAGGTACGACTTCTGGTAAAAGTTCGAGGGGGAACATTTCCAGTCTCCTCTGCAAACCTTTTATTCTCATTCAGAGACAGTCTTCTTAAGAAACATGCCTTCATCAGGTTACGGTATGAGACAAGGTTCTGTTTCACCTCCTGATTCCTGATTTTATTTATGCTCCTCATGTGGCAGcacacattttaaagtgacTGTTAGGATTATAAACAGCAGATGGAGCTAGCGTTCAAGAAAAGGAAATAACACAGTTTCTTCTATATTGACTACTACTGATTTAGAAGGTCGCTGTACAGTAAAGTGGTAACTGGCACCACATTGTGAACAACATATTTCCTTCCTAGGATAAATACGTGAAGAAGGATCTGCTGAGCTCACTGAGGAAAAGTGGATACAAACAGGCATCTTGGGTGTGATACAGTACAGTATTGTCTTTCAGTATTTTCAATAATTATAGAAGAGAAACAACACGTAAAACATTTTGCAATCAGTCTTGACTGGATTTCGTAAAAGTGAAGATCTAATCTGGAACAGCAATGACTTAAAAGGAAGCATATTTAACCATTAAAGTTACTAAAGATGGCCAAGACAAGGAAAACAAATGTGGAAACAAAAGCACTACTAATGAATGGAAGAATGTGAAGTCAAATTATGAATTATATTAATTACAGGAAAAGGTGTTGCAACAGTTACAGAAGTAGAGATGACTGTTCTGCAGCAGTAGAACACTATTATTAACAGTCATTTTAGCACCATAAGCTAAAGGTCAAACTAGAGCAAGTAAGGCTGCAGCAGTAAAACCTGTGAACTGAGCAAGAGTGTGTTTTACTGCTTATGAATTCAATTTTAATGTGGATAATGAATTGGCATATTCCTTTATGCAGTGctactttaaaataaaagaaaaatgtttcacacaaACGCAGCCAACCATTTTCAGCTATACACGTTTCACCACATCTTTAGGACCCTCTCTCTTCCCCACACTTTGCTCTGCTTCTGGAATTGTTGTAATCATGTGCTGGAAGGTCTTCTCAGCCAAGTCTGTGGTCACTACTGCAGTGAcccatttttctgtcaaaaggCCATGTAATCAACAGAAAACAATTACTGCCTCTCTCTGGCGCTCAAAGCGCTCAATACCAGCATCTGCTCACTTCCTAATTACCTACTAGGTAAGAGACTTCATTGGGAGAGAAACTCACAGCAATCAATCCTTGCATTATACTTGGCTTGTTTATCAGCATCCTAATGTGTCAGATGGAAACTATCTGGTCTGttcatttcagttttgtctgattAGCCGCTTCTTTATATATGTAAGTAGATTTCAGTTTCCCTTTTGTTCATCGGCTGGCGCTAACCTGGTTCTGCCTCCCCAGCACAGGTTTTAAATGCCTCTCCTTTGTTTAGTGCTGTTGGACAGTGTGTCATGGCGATTAGAGCAACTTTATGTGAGGCATTTCCTCGGTTGGGTCCTGGCTCCAACATTAATGTGGAAAGAATACACCAAGGTAAAGCCGTGGTACACTATTTCTCAGAAATCCCTCATGTTCTCTTTGGCtgcattgtgtgtctttgtttagttttagtgGTGTGTGGGAAACAGTCGAGTCAAAATGAAGCCTTTAAATGGTGGAAATGAAAAGTTTAAAAGCTTTGAAATTCATTCTTGTTCTCCAGAGGATGTATCCTAATGACTCTGGAGATCCCCTGGTTTTCCTGCATCATCACCTGGAGATAAAGTTTCTATTGGACATATTACGATCAGATTTTGTAGGATATACATGGACTTCACAGTTAATCCTAATGACCGGTGTGACCTCTTGATCTTTACTCTTGTGTCACCAGTATGTTAGCATGAGAGAAATGGATCGTtattaaaaagcagcttttttccaGTATCAGCTATAGATATTCCATTCAAAAGCAACCTTTTAATAACTGAAAACTGTTCATGTGATATCAATAAATGTAACTTCTTTAACAATACAGATACCGCTAAAATACTGTTTCCACCCTGACAAAGGCATCTGCCGAACAGCACCTCAGACAGTTTTTTGTCAGTGATTTCCTGTCTTTTCTCTTCTACTCTCtgtcaaaacaacacagagaataTGAAAGTTGATCTGATTCCTTCCCTCGGTATTTCTGttccaaaaaacattttgaaggtAGAGGAAAAAGCAGAGGAAGCAACACGAATTTGATGCTGTCCATGGTCCTGACAGGCCCCAGATGGCACTGAACGGACAACTGAGCTAAAAACCTTACTATTTAATTGATAAAGCCCAGAGGATAAACAGCTATGACGCAGCTTTTGTGACTTAGAAGAAGCCCAAAGTCCTTTAAAATTGATGTAGATCACAATAACGCCACAGATTTCTCGCAACTTTTCAAGGTTTTCTATGAAATGAAGTCTTTCTTTTGAACTGATCGGCCGTAAGAAAGCATTTGCAGGTGGCTGAACAATAAAGTCAGATCCGTCTTTGGCTTTGTTGCAGAGTTGCCAGACAACAAGAGCATGTGGTGGGTTGCTTTTCGCAGTGTAGTATGGGATGCACTGTACAGTAACACTGCTCAGTGTTTACTGTGTATGTGAAGGCTTTACCTGTCCTCAAACAAGGCTGCCAGAGACGGGTTAAAAAAGTATCCTGTGCTGCTGAAGAAAGTGTCATGCATGTGCACCTGCCTCCTCCCGTTTTCTTGTTACATAATGGGACTGGCATCATTATATGGCCTGTCTATGCCAGTCTAAAAATACGGTTCAGGACTCCCAACAGTATGTGGCATTTATGTAAGTGAAGAGAACAGGAGAGGGGTTTGGATCACGAGCTGTTTCTATGACAGTCCAGAGTCAGTGTGACAGAGAGGGTGAGAGAGCAGGAAAGATCCAGACTGGAGTGAAAAGCGAGCAGGAGGGAGCTGCGGGTGAGTGTGGGGGAGTGCTGAGGCAGAGAGAGCGGCGGTGGGGGTGTGGAGGCGGTGGAGGTAGCTCGGCTCTATTATCATGCAAACCTCCCTGCGAAGAAACTTTCACTCATCTGCGGCGAATTTTCTGCAAACTGTGGTTTATCTTCCACCAGTGCAACAGTGTGTTACATAAACAACCTTCTGCTGTTTAATTTTATAACCCTTAAAGGTATTATCCCAATAAAGTGCACTGCAAACGAACATTACTCTCAAGCGGACCGAGAGAGGAATTTAATTCAATTTGAACTTATAAGTAAAGTTGAACAAATTACAGGAGGAGTCTTGAATGTTAGTTGGACCAGttgaatttgcatttttctttgcatttcaggccctgaaaacacactttttcaaCCAGCTTCTACTCcgagtgacttttttttgttgttgcataaatagttgcttttttaaaaaggcatttGAGTTTTTGGTTGGACTAGTGATGTAATTCATCCACCAATGACAGTTCAGCAACATTTAAATCATGAATTCACTGTTGTGCCACTTTAGTCAGTAATAATATTTTAGCAAAGCAGTTTTGGCAAAGGagatttggtgattttttgactttttatgtAACACCGAATACTTAAGACATAACTGAGAGTTCCCTAAACCCCACACATCCTGAAGACTATCAGATGGCAtggtgaaaaataaatgctaaatggTCAGCACTTTTCTACCTTACACTGTAGGAAAAAGTACTAATTATCTTTATTTGCATCATATTGGTGAACTTAGGTGAGATTTGTGACTGTATTTTAACTGTCTTTTGAtgtatgaaaaaagaaagaaaaattttCCCATAAAGGTTTGTTCACACTTGCAGattttttatattaataataGTATTTTACAGTCAACAGGTCTAGTTTAGCCTTTTCtgtgtatttcaaaaatatggaaaaaaattcctaaaattgAAAGGGCCAgttctgtaaaattacagatgtTTTTAAAGTCTTGCAGTACTGAAAGCACTTTACAACATTTCCATTCACCCATCCGCACACTCTCACCTACTGATGGTGATGGAGCTGTCGTGCAAGCTGCCCACCTGCCACCGAGAGAAACTTTTGGTTCAGTGctttgctcaaggacacttcaCATGTGTAGGGGCCAGATACCAAACTGCCAACCTTCCACGTAATGGAGACGAGATTTTCGAGAGCGGTGGCTTTTCTTTACCCTTTCCAAAAGCTAGAACACCAGAGCAGAAGTGTAAGAAATGGATAAATGCTTATGTATGCCTGCCCTAAGGCAAAGTATAATTACTACCTACATTACAGTACTAACTTAGCATTACTTCCAAAGCCAAAGAGCATATCATTTGCTTACTCTGTTATTTTGTCGGTTCATATGTTAGGCTGGAAAAAGCCTCATTCAGGGGAAATGCAGCCTCTGTTTTGCTGTTCAAGTAGGTTTTTGATTCAATGTAAACAAGACACACTTCAACATTTCAGGTAATCTAAGCTTGTATTTTCTCATATTCCTGTGGATCAAGTTATTCATAAGAACCTCAGCGATGAATCTCACATTGTTTTGCTGCTAACATCCCACATAAACCTTTACTGTCAGGTAGCAGCATGTGAATGCTCCTTGTTTATTAGAGTGACTGTCTCCTGTGCTCCCACTGCTGCGTCTCGTGCTTACAGATCAGACTCCGGGGAGGGAATCTACTCAGGTGTGATTACAGCAGCATTATTGGCTAAATGTTTCCTCTAATTAACATGCAGTTAAAGCCAACCGCTAAGGCCTTACTGTCATTTGCAGCATCTACAAGCCATGTTGATTCTTTCATAACATGCTGGCATGCTGACAAAGAAAATACCGTTGGATGTTTTCAGTGTCACTAGCAGATATAGGCATGAATTGCTCTTTTGTGCACAGAATGCAAAACTGGTTTTAGATACTAATTAAGGATGACTCACCTCCCAAGTGACCTCTTGATCAACTTGTACTGCAAAGAGTTCTTCAGCGCTATTTATAGTACAAGAAATTATATATAGTTGCATATAACctcactttttgttgttttgaatcaTGATAATAAACTTGCCAACAACAAtcttattgagttttatttactttgcaaaGTACAATATCCAATATTATCTGCAAACTTTGCCATTTGATATATTGCACCAGCCtcattctatttatttttttatctgcagTCCCTTGGCAGACAGTGAAGGAAGAAGGGTCATTGCTTAAGTACAAAAGATATATAAatagtacattttaaaaatagacaaGTTCTGCAAAATTCGTCTCAAGTAAAATGTTATGagagaaaaatgtaattaaagtaAACGTACCATTTTGCAGGTAGTGCGGCACCtgtcagagcatattaaaggggaacttcggtttttttcaacctggggtctgctttcatttgacatttcatacatgtgagtgatggagaaatgaattttcgacatagttccagtatttagccaggcaggcagcttcacagctcagctagcgaaaagtatggggcaacttgcccccccccccgcgtcaaagtccgccctaatgtgcttttttcccccacactgaccggctcggatactctcaacgagtgtcccacaacatacgagagatgagaagtgaacgaaaacctccacattacttggtgaTCGCTATTtattgtggtctgtatccaaatctcaggatgctagaaagcaaatcttgttccgaaatcggGCGATAACTCACGGCAataccggtgttttggcgcgagctatcgcgcgatttcagaacgaTATTtgtttctagcgtcctgagagttggatacagaccacaacaaagagcgatcgccaggtaatgtggaggttttcgttcacttctcatctctagtatgttgagggacactcgttgagagtatccgagctggtcagtgtgggaaaaaaagcacgttagggcggactttgacgtggggtggcaagttgccccatacttttcgctagctgagctgctagctgagctgctaagctgcctgcctggctaaatactggagctatgtcgaaaattcatttctccatcactcacatgtatgaaatgacaaatgaaagcagaccccaggttgaaaaaaaaaacaaagttcccctttaatattAGAAGTGAAGCATAACACATTCAGGTTGagtaaaaaatagaataaa
This is a stretch of genomic DNA from Acanthochromis polyacanthus isolate Apoly-LR-REF ecotype Palm Island chromosome 1, KAUST_Apoly_ChrSc, whole genome shotgun sequence. It encodes these proteins:
- the LOC110954446 gene encoding uncharacterized protein LOC110954446 isoform X2, whose translation is MGTGTSRGKRVAPACVSEVKVTKTGSGVTSSKQDSHPFKPLKIHTILRSARNRAQPDCHSEGHDSNFSGEEDDIDGELDTVLADYEERERDSGKKTPAKKTFIRSKTYGLCHFSREDAEEELSGRAEEPRVSHCASRDVNKRSNSAFTHVKKHTSGCPTQQKGFLTRGPLLEAVSTSEKQLTFGSCHSSSLTMPVILYDGSEEELMDTIEREFS
- the LOC110954446 gene encoding uncharacterized protein LOC110954446 isoform X1 produces the protein MGTGTSRGKRVAPACVSEVKVTKTGSGVTSSKQDSHPFKPLKIHTILRSARNRAQPDCHSEGHDSNFSGEEDDIDGELDTVLADYEERERDSGKKTPAKKTFIRSKTYGLCHFSREDAEEELSGRAEEPRVSHCASRDVNKRSNSAFTHVKKHTSGCPTQQKSSSQGFLTRGPLLEAVSTSEKQLTFGSCHSSSLTMPVILYDGSEEELMDTIEREFS